From the Candidatus Dadabacteria bacterium genome, the window GTCCTTTTCCGTGAAGTTAAAGCACGTGCCGCATGTGCTTACGTCGGATTTGGTTCTGATTATTGCGCTTGAGAGGCTGCACGCGTAGGCTTCCGATGATCGGAATATGTGAAATGCAAGGCGTGTCGCGTTTTTTTCGCCGATTCCTGGAAGTTTGGAAAGTTCTTCTATTAGTCTTGAGATCGGCTCGGGAAGGCCGGTTCTTGGCATCTTAGATAAGCCCCGGCGGAAGCCCCATGCCGGCGGTGAAGCGCGAGACTTCGTCTTTCATAAGCTCCTGTCCCTTGTAAAGGGCCTCGTTTACAGCAGCTGTCACTAGGTCCTGTAGCATCTCAATGTCGGTTTCGCTTATTATTTCGGGCTCTACGACTATTGATACT encodes:
- a CDS encoding YbaB/EbfC family nucleoid-associated protein, whose amino-acid sequence is MKLGGNMKNIMKQMGKMKEQMERLQNEAGEKTVEASSGGGMVTVTAKAKGEIVSIVVEPEIISETDIEMLQDLVTAAVNEALYKGQELMKDEVSRFTAGMGLPPGLI